From the genome of Amylibacter sp. IMCC11727:
TGGATGAAAATCGCGGAAGCTTTCTTCGGTGAAGCCTTTCATTTTCAAGAGGGTGATGGCGAGCGCGTCACCAACGGCCAACTGCATGAGCGTGGATGTGGTGGGGGCAAGATTGTGCGGGCAGGCTTCTTTGGCTTTGGGCAAGACCAGCGGGGCATCAGATGATTTGGCCAATGTGCTGTTTGCGCCGCCCGTAATGGAAATCACGGGAACGCCAAAGCGGCGGGCATAAGACAGGATATCAGAGAGCTCTTTGGTTTCGCCTGACCAACTGAGCAAGAGGACCACATCGTTGGTGTGGATCATGCCAAGATCGCCGTGGCTGGCCTCGGCCGGGTGAACGAAATAGGCGGGGGTTCCTGTGGAGGAAAAGGTCGCGGCGAGCTTGCGGCCGATGAGCCCGCTTTTGCCAACCCCTGCCACGATCAAACGGCCCTGCATTTCGGAGATCAGGCCAAGTGCGCGGTCCAGCGCGGCGGACAACTCGGGTGTGGAGAGCGCGGATTTCACCGCCTCCAACCCGTGAAGATTGGTGTCGATTACGTCAGCGATAGATGTGCGTTGGTCCATGGTGGCCTCTTTGAAGTGTCCCTGACGGGTTAATTGGTCTGGCCATGCAGCACAACCCTTGGGTCGTTTTGCATCAGGGTGGTGACAAACTGTTTTTCGGCGGCAAAGTCGTGGGGCACTTGGTTTGCGGTGCGCCGCCCAGATAAGGATAGGCTGGCAAAGAAATCAAAGCCGAAGAGGTGGATGGCACTTGCGTTTGATTGAGCCGCGAGGTTGATCAGCATCGCACCTGTGGTTGGGGGTGCGCCAAGGGTTTTTGCCATATCATCCCAATCGGATTTTGGATGCAGGTAAAACCCGTTCGCGCTGGCAAGGCGGTGGCGCACGCGTTTGCGTTTTTTGGCCATCCATAACAGGCGTTTTGGGGCGCGATCCGTGATGATGGATTGGGCAACAGGCATACCAAGGCCGAGCCATGTGGTTTTTGTTCCGTGGCTTTCAGCGCTGGGCAAAGGGGCGGCGTGCATGCGGATGATGATGTCGCACGCGTCGATGGCCGCGCCGTGCATTTGGTTCGTGAGGCTGCGCGCGTTGCCCACGACCGCGACGGATTTGCCGTTGAGTTCGGACATCAAGGTTTCTTGGCTGGTGGAGAATTGTTGCAAGAACAAATCGCCGCGCAGGATGCGGTTTATGGCAAAAAAGGTGGCGTTCATGACGGACGCTCCATCGCGGTGATGATTTGGTCAAACAGCGCAGTTGGGTTTTCAATGGGGGGGAATGTTGCACGCGCGTTTTGGGCGAGGGTTTCGGCGGTGGTTAACGCTGTGCGCAGGTCGGATGCCAGTGTTTGGGGTGTGGTCAGTTGGCAGGCGTTTGCTGTGGATAGGGCTGTGTACTCTGCCGTGAAGTTATCGGTCATGGTTCCCGTGACAATCGCGCTGTTGGCGCGGATCGGTTCATAGGGCGTATGGCCGCCGATATCGGGCACGATGGAGCCGCCGACAAAAGTGACGGCGGCCAATGCGTAAAGCTCTGGCAATTGGCCGAGCGTGTGAGCGATGCTGATAGATGTGTCCGCAGGATCGCCGAGAGGTTTGGGATTATGCCCTGCGGATTTTGCCAGTGCTGTAATGTCAGGGGCGCGGTGCGGGTGACGTGGCGCGATGATGAGTTTTAGAGATGGATCAGTTTTGGACAGTTCGGTGAAGGCCGCGATGATCGGCTCATCTTCGCCTTCGTGCGTGGATGCGGCGAGGATTGTTTTGGCGCGGTCAAATTGTGAAACCAATGCAGGGTCTGTGCTGGGCAGGCTGACCAAAGATTTGAAATTCGGCAATGTTGTCACGAATTTGGATGGATCGAGCAGGGTGCGAAACCGTTCAGCCGACTGTTCGTTTTGTGCAAAAATTGCTGTGAAATGATGCAACCCCGTGGACGTGCCGAGTTTGGCAAAACGCTTGGCTGACGTGGCCGACATGCGGGCGTTTAATCCGATACAGGGAATGCCGCGTGCGCCGAGGGCGGCAAAACGGTTCGGCCAAACCTCGGTTTCGATGTTGGCGAATGCGACGGGCTGCCAGTGGTTTAGAAACCGTTTGAGGATCGAAGGGATATCGAGCGGTGCGGCCTGTAGGATTGCGGGCACGTCATCCCAATGTTTCGCAACGTCGAGCGCATTGGGATTGTTGGTGGTGATCAACAGGCGGTGATCGGGTTTTGCGGCGGCGAGGTGGCGCAGAAACGGGCGCACGGCGGACAATTCCCCAAGGGAGGCGGCGTGAATCCAGATAACAGATTGAGGCGGCTTGGCCTGTGTGGCGTGGCCCAATCGATTGTGTGCCACATCGCGGGATATGGCCCCGCCAAGGCGTTGCACATGGACCCAGATGCGCAGGGGCAGGGCGGCCATCAGTGTAAGAAAACGGATCAGCAACGCGCAGCAACCCCAGTGGAAAACCTGCCCCGTTGTTGCTGATATCGGACGGCTTTGTAAAGAGTTATGCGTTTGGGTGCGGCGTGGCGTGGATGCGCCGATGGAGATGGAGGTGTGGTGAGGTGGTGGTTATGGGGTGGAATTGGGTGGCGAAAAGGACCGTTGTCACGGGTTGTTAACCCTTCAGCAACCTGTCAAACCTATGCCAACAGAGCAGACATAAAAAGTAAGATGTTGGACGATCAGAACGCCCCTTTAAAGCTGTTGTCAGAGGTGTTTGGCCATGCGGATTTCCGCGATGGGCAGCGCGATATCGTGGATGCGGTGATTGCAGGGGAAAACACGCTGGCGATTATGCCGACAGGGGGCGGGAAGTCGTTGTGCTTTCAATTGCCTGCGCTGTGTATTGACGGTGTGACGGTGGTGATTTCGCCGTTGATTGCGCTGATGCGGGATCAGGTGCGGGCGCTGAATGCGTTTGGGGTTGCGGCGGGGTCGCTGTCTTCTGGGAATACCGAAGAAGAAACCGAAGAGGTGTTTCAGGCGCTGGATGAAGGGCGGCTAAAGCTGCTTTACATCGCGCCAGAGCGGTTGGCGAACCCTGGCACAGTGATGTTGCTGCGCAAAGTAAACACGCGGTTGATCGCGGTGGATGAGGCCCATTGCGTGAGCCAATGGGGCCATGATTTCCGCCCCGATTATCTGCGCATCGGGGCGTTGCGTGATGATTTGGGTGTGCCGTTGGCGGCGTTTACGGCCACGGCAGATGCGGAAACCCGCGAAGAAATCGTGCAGCGGTTGTTTGGCGGAGTTCCACCATCGACGTTTTTGCAAGGGTTTGATCGGCCCAACATTCATCTGGCCTTTGCCCCCAAAAACAGCCCGCGCAAACAGTTGTTGGATTTTGTCGCGGCGCGCAAAGGGCAATCGGGCATTGTGTATTGTTCATCGCGCAATAAATGCGAAACGCTGGCCACGGCACTGCGCGAGGCGGGGCATTCGGCGCTGCATTATCATGCGGGTATGGAAAAGGATGATCGGCGGTTGGCGGAAACGCGGTTTCAGCGTGAAGATGGGCTGATCGTCGTGGCCACAATTGCGTTTGGCATGGGTGTGGACAAGCCCGATATTCGCTGGGTGGCGCACGCGGATTTGCCCAAGTCGATGGAGAGCTATTACCAAGAGATTGGCCGTGCTGGTCGCGATGGTGCGCCTGCGGATACGCTTACGCTGTATGGGGCGGATGATGTGCGCCTTCGTCGTGCGCAGATCGACGAAGGGCTGGCCCCAGCGGATCGCAAAGAGGCGGATCATGGGCGGTTGAATGCGTTGTTGGGTTTGGCCGAAGCGCGGCGGTGTCGGCGGCGCGTATTGTTGCGGTACTTCGGGGATGACATTGAAAGCTGTGGCAATTGCGATTTATGCGCCAACCCCCCAAGCGTTTTTGACGGGACCGAAGCGGTGCGCAAAGCATTGTCAGCGGTGCTGCGCACAGGGGAGTATTTTGGTGCGGGGCATTTGATTGATGTGCTGCGCGGAACCATGACCGACCGTATCAAACAACGTGGCCATAATGATTTGCCCACGTTTGGGATTGGTCAGGAATATGACAAATCGGAGTGGCAGGGGATTTTCCGCCAGATGATGGGGTATGATCTGATCCGCCCTGATATGGAACGGCATGGCGCATTTCGGATGACCCAACGGGCGCGGCCGATTTTGCGCGGCGAAGAGAGCATTGAACTGCGCAAAGATACGGTGGTGAAATCCCGTGGTGGGCGGACCCGTGTTAAGGCCATGGTGGCCCAAGAGGATGAGCCTTTGTTGTCTGCATTAAAAGCGAAGCGCCGCGCGTTGGCTGAAGACATGCAAGCGCCCGCCTATGTGGTGTTTCCTGATGCGACCCTGATTGCAATGGCGACAGAGCGGCCCAAGGACATTGACGGGTTTGCCAAATTGCCTGGCGTGGGTGCCGTGAAATTGGAGCGCTACGCCGCGCCATTTTTGGAAGTGATCAACGGTGCCACGGAAGAGGTACACCCCGCACGGCGCAAATTGGCGGGCCGAGATGCGGGGGAGTTGTTTGATCGATTGCAAGCGGCGCAAGTGCGTCTTGCCCATGGGGAAAGCGGGCTTGATACATTTTTGAACTGTTCAAATTCGACGCTGGCCAAGATCGCGCAGGCCAAGCCTGACAGTGTGGATGCGCTTGAACGTATTGGCGGTGTGGGCCCTGCGAAGGCAGCGCGATTTGGGGCTGCGTTTTTAGAGGAAATCGCGGCGGAGTAGGCCGCGAATTTGTGATGACCTGCGCCTGTTTTTCACATGGAGGTCCGCAGATAAATACCCTACAAAGTTCAAAAGATTTGGAGGCGTATCATGCTGGCAGTTCTGTCCCCTGCGAAAAAATTGAATTTTGATGAAACGCCAGATGGGTTGATCGAAACCTTTCCTGACTATCAAGAAGATGCCAATCGGCTGTCGCGGATTGCCAAAAAGCTCAGCGTGTCCGAGTTGCGCGATCTGATGAAAATTTCCGAAGATTTGGCGCAATTGAACCGCAAGCGGTTCCAAAGTTTTGCCAAAGAATCCACGCAAACGAACTCTAAGCAGGCGATGCTGGCTTTTGCAGGGGATACCTATGTTGGGTTGGATGCAGAAACGATGGATGCCGCCCAACAGGCCTATGCGCAGGATCATTTGCGTATTCTAAGCGGGCTTTATGGGGTGTTGCGCCCGATGGATCGGATTCAGCCGTATCGGTTGGAAATGGGCAGCCGTCTTGCCAACAAAGAAGGGCCGACGTTGTATGCGTATTGGGGGACAAAGCTGGCTCAGGCCATGGACGAAGCATCGGGTGGGGCACCTGTGGTGAATTGTGCCAGCACGGAATATTTCAAAGCGGCCAATCAAAAGGCAATGAAATCCCCCGTGATCACACCGTCCTTTAAAGAGGACAAAGACGGCGAGCTGAAGATGATCGGCTTTTTCGCGAAACGAGCACGGGGTGCGATGGCGCGGTACATGATTGAAAACCGTGTTGAGACCGTTGAGGGGCTGAAAGATTTTGATGTGGATGGATATAAATTCCAGCCGAAATTATCTGATGAAGCAACGCTGACGTTTACGCGCAAAGCGGCCTAGTGAATTGTTCTACTGTTTTTAAAAACATTTAACATGCTCAACTATAAGTGGTTGACATGACTTGAAAAACAACAGCAATAGAACCTCATGTCATTGCTCGCGAAGAACCGTAATTATCGGCTTTTGTTTTCAGCTTCTGCTATATCCAATCTTGGGGATGGCGTATCTGCATTGGCGTTTCCTTGGCTGGCTTCGCTGATTACGCGTGACCCCTTTATGATTGCAACTGTTGCGTTTGCTACGCGACTGCCGTGGTTGTTGTTCACGCTGCCTGCGGGGGTGATTACGGATCGGGGGGATCGCCAACGGTTGATGGTGATGGCCGATTTGTTGCGTCTGTTGTTAACGGCAGGTGTGGTGGCGTTGATTGTTTCTTTGCCCGATCTGCCGCCACCGTCGGGTGCGGGGTGGTATATTCTGGCCTTGTCTGGTTTGGCGTTTCTGCTCGGTTCTGCCGAAGTTGTGCGCGATAATGCGGCGCAGACGGCATTGCCGTCAGTGGTGGAATCCAATGATCTGGAACGGGCGAACGGCCAGATGTGGAGCATCGAGCAAATCATGGGCAGTTTCGTAGGCCCGCCTTTGGCTGGTTTTCTGATCGCTTATGCGGTGCCTGCGCCATTTGCGCTGGATGCGATAACATTTGCGCTGGCGGCGTGGGTGGTTTGGTTGATCACTGTGCCGCCGCGCCGTGCGCCCGTCAAACGCAGCCTGTATGAGGAAGCCAAAGAAGGGTTTGTTTGGCTGTGGCAGCATCCAAAGTTGCTGCGTTTGGCGGTAATGCTTGGGTTTTCTAACATGCTGTCGATCATGGCGCTGACGATTTTGGTGCTGTTTTCGCAAGAGATTTTGAACTTGTCTGGCTTTGGCCATGGCTTGCTGCTGACAGCAGGGGCAGCGGGTGGTGTTGTGGGGGGCATCGTGTGCCCCGCGATTGCCCAACGTCTGGGGGCAGAGCGCAGTTTGCACATGGTTTTGTTGCTGTTCCCCACGATGTTTGTGGTCATTTATCTGACATCAAATGTTTGGGTGGTGGCCATCGCACTGTTCATTGAAATGTTCGCCGCTTTGTTGTGGAATGTGGTGACGGTGTCGTATCGGCAGCGGCTGATTCCAGATGATTTGCTAGGACGCGTGAACAGTATCTATCGGTTCTTTGGCTGGGGCTTGATGCCTGTGGGGGCATTGCTGGCGGGGGCTGTTGTGGCCCTTGCGGAACCGAGCCTGGGGCGTGAATTGGCGTTGCGGTTGCCTTATGCTTTGGCGGGCGGTGTTGCGATTATGTTGGCGGTTTACGGGTTTGCGCGGTTGCGTCTGTAACGCGGTGCTTTAGCCAAAATCCCCATGACAGAACCAACCGCCCGAATATTCGCGGGTTTTGGTTTCAAACAACCACAATCGTTCCCCTGTTTTGGTTTCAATGCGCCAGTAATCCCGTGTGCCCCCGCGCCAGTTTGGGTCGTCCAGCCACCATTCAGGTGACAGACGTTCAGGGCCCGTGGCGGTGTGAGTGTGAAATTCGCGCCGTCGCCAGCGAAAGCATCGTGGCGGGGCAGAGGGTGTTTCGCCCGCGTCTTGGATGGTGACGATTTCGGGTTGGAACAGGGTGATTGGACGGCGCAGCGGGGATTGGGGCCAATCGGTTGCAGGCGCACAATAGGCGGCGGCCATACGTGTTGCGGTTTTTTCGGGGATGTGGCTGTCGGCAGGGTGCAGGCGGGTGATGTTTTCCAGCCCAATGCGTGCGCCCAGCCGCCCCATCAGATCGGCCATGCTGTTGCCGCCGTCGCGCAATTTGCGCGCGGTTTCCACCGCATCGGCGTGCCCTTTGTGTTGAATATTCGTCAAAGGTTCGGTCACGCAGGCCTCTAGCCGAAGGGTATCAATGCCAAAGCCAGGGTCGAGATCGGGCAGGCGCAGCAACAAAAGCGGGCGCATGCGGTCTGGGTCGTGGTTGGGGCGGGCCAAGCCCACTTCGATGATTTGCGTGGTGTGGTCTGTGCGAAAACACCACAGCCGCAGTTGCCGTGCCCCGCGCCCTGCTTTGCGCAGGCGATCACAGAGTGGGGGGAGCAGGCGATCAATGCCCGCGCGAATGTCTTCGTCGAGCCCAATGGGATCGGGCAGGGACAGGCGGGCGGCAAAATGATGGGTGCGTCGTGCGGGGGAAATGGGTTCTGGGTCTGCGCCCAGCGCCTGATCCAGCCGCAACACCACATCACGGCCAAAACGGCGCACAAGGGAGGCGCGGGGTAGGCCGATCAGATCCGCGATGATGCGCACACCCAAACGGTTGAGGTTGGTACAGGTGTCGCGCGGCAGGCGTAGGGCGGCCACGGGCAGGGGGGATAGGGCAGCGCGGGTTTGGCCCGCTGGAGCAATGGTGGGGGCGTTTGTGTCACCGTTCAATCGTGCGGGGGCTGATCCGCCCCGTTCCCAATTGCGCCGTTTAAAGGCGCGGGATCGTGTGGCGCGGGCTTCTTGTTCGATGGCATCCCCTGAGCGATGGGCCTGTGCCGCCTGTCCTGCAAACCTGGCCAGCGCCCAAGCCGCACCAGGAGTATCGGCAATGCCGAGCAATCCTGTCAGGCGCAGGTGCAACAAATCTTGGGCAATGGCATCTGCCAGCCCCGTTTCCCCGCCAAACAGATGCGCGCATCCCGTGATATCAAGGAGAAGGGAGGCTGGAGATTCTTCGGCCACCCAAGGGGAATATTTCCCTGCCCAGCGGCGCAATCCAGCCAGAAATCCCGCCTCTTGCAATGGGTTTTCGGGGGCGGTCATCAGGTTGGGGCAAAAGGCGCGGGCATCAGACAGGGATTGGCCAACGGCCAACCCTTGGGCGCTGGCCTCTGCTGAGAGGCACGCCAAAGACAGGGCATTGCCGTCTTGTGCGACAATGGCGAATGGGTTGAGAATGGCCCCCCGATGGCTGCGCAGAACACGTTCTGCGGCCAAGTGGGGGAACCAAATGGAAAGAATTCGACGTGATGGCATGACAGATAAGTTACAAATGTTCCCTATTTGTTCTTATCAAGATTCGCATGCCAGAGTCGAGCCTGTTTTTGACAGAGGGCAGGATCAGGGTGCAGCGGTTTCCATGTAGGATTCGAATTTTTCGATGCTGGGGATGTGCAAGCTACGTTTGATGCGGAAGGCGACGCCTGCTTTGCGCATTCGGCCCATTTCGCGTGCCACGCTTTCACGGGATGAAAACACCACAGATGCCATTTGTGACTGGGTTGGGGGGCGGTCGATGATGACCTCGTCTGCGTCCCCTGCGCGGCTTTTGGCGAGACTCAGGATTTCGCTGCGCAAACGTTGATCGGCGGTTTTGGCATTAAAATCCACCACCCGTTTAGACAGCCGACGCAGGTGGCCGATCATCAACATCAATAAGGCGTAACTGACGTCTGGGTTGGTTTTCACAACGGCGCGGAATTGTTCGGCGGACAGGCGTGCCACGAGGCTTTCTTTTTCGGCGACCACGTCAGAGGAGCGGGGAGCTTCGTCCAGTGCCGAAAATTCGCCGATACAATCGCCGTTGGAAAAGGACAGAAACGACACTTCGCGCCCTGCATCGGTGTAAATCGTGGCGCGCACGGTTCCATCAATGACAAAGAACACGTCACTGCTATCGCTGTCTTCGGCTGAAATTATCAGTGTTCGCGGGGCGTATTTGCGCACGCTCCAAAGGGAGGACAGTTGTTCCCATGATTGATCGTCTATGCGGCCGAGGAACGTTTGGTGTGGAAACGTTAGTTCATTGCGCAGCATCTTATACTCCCCCCGTCGTATTAGCCCTACGGGGATAGATTTAGCGGAGTTCCCAAGAAAAAGCACGAAATCCGCAAAAAAACTTTGCCGAGGTCGTTTTTAGACTTGCTTTGATGAAATAATCTGTGAAATTTTCATGATAAATTTCACGCATGGAGAATCATGCCAGACACATCGACATATCTATCTGCATCCCTTGGGGCGGATTTGCGGGCATTGCGCAAAGCGCGCCATGTGACGTTGGTGGATTTGGCGGACACATGTGGAAAATCCGTTGGCTGGTTGAGCCAAGTGGAGCGCGATATTTCTCATCCTTCTATCGAAGAGCTGAAAACGCTGGCGCAGGCGTTAGACGTTTCCGTGTCGATCTTTTTCGGGCAAGCGCCAGCGGTCCCTGAAGAAGAAGGGTATGTGGTGCGGTCACAGGCGCGCCGACGTGTTGGGGCTGGGGACAACGGGTTGGTCGAGGAATTGTTGTCGCCTGATTTGACCGATGATTTTGAGATGTTTCATTCTACGTTTGAAGCAGGCGCAGAGATGACGAAATTCGAAACCCGCCCAACCCAAGAGGTGGCTTATCTGATTTCGGGGAAATTACGGTTGTGGGTTGGTGCGCGTCAGTTTGATGTGGAACCAGGCGACAGTTTTCGCATTCGCGGAGAGGCCTATCGCTGGGCCAATCCATGGGACGAAGATGCAAAGGCGATCTGGGTGATCGCCCCGCCTGTGTATTAAGGGAGCTGGAAATGAACAAAGGATCCTGTTTGTGCGGTGCTGTGCAATACCAGTTGGAAGGGCCATTGCGCCCGTCCGTGGCGTGTCATTGCACGCAATGTCGCAAAACCAGCGGGCATTATTGGAGCGCGACACAGGTGCCAACGGAAAAGTTCACCATCACCAAAGACGATGGTTTGAAGTGGTTCCGATCATCCGACACCGCACGGCGCGGGTTTTGCACCGACTGCGGCAGTTCTATGTTTTGGCAGTTGGACGGTGAGGATGCGACATCTGTAGCGTCTGGAACGTTAGACGGGCCAACGGGCATCACGACAGAGCAGCACATTTTTGTGGCGGACAAGGGTGATTATTACGACATCGAAGAGGGTGTCGAGAAGGTTGCGCAATACTGATGTGGGATGTTCTGACCAATTTTGACCCTGCTGTGCTGATCGCGTTTATTGGCGCAGGGTTGTTGTTGAACATCACGCCCGGTGCGGATTTCGTGTTCGTGTCGGCATCAGGCATTTCGGGTGGGCCGCGTGTTGGCATGGCTGCGGCGCTGGGCATCAATTTGGGCGTTGGGGTGCATATTGTTATGGCGGCTGCGGGGGTTTCTGCGGCGCTGATTGCGTATCCTGCGGCCTATAGTCTGATCAAATATGCGGGGGCGACGTATTTGGTTTTCTTGGCGGTTCAAGCGTGGCGATCCACAGGTGAAATTGGCGAAGGCCATGCAGCCACGCGATTGCTGCCTGCGGTGAAACGTGGGTTTTTAACCAATATTCTGAACCCGAAAACGGCGCTGTTCATATTCGCGTTTATTCCGCAATTCACCGATCCCGCCATTGGCCCGATCTGGATGCAAATCCTGATCCTTGGCGCACTTTTTTTGCTGTTTGGCTTTGCCTTCAGCCTGTCACTCGGCGTGGCTGCGGGGGTGTTTTCAAATGCCCTGCGTGCCCGCGTCAAAACTTTAAACAAAATAACTGCACTTTTGTTTGGCGGCTTGGCTGCGAAACTCGTGCTCGACTAAAGGGAGACTCTGATGTCTGAATTACCAACAACGGCCCGCGTGGTCATCATCGGTGGGGGTGTCGTGG
Proteins encoded in this window:
- a CDS encoding KpsF/GutQ family sugar-phosphate isomerase; amino-acid sequence: MDQRTSIADVIDTNLHGLEAVKSALSTPELSAALDRALGLISEMQGRLIVAGVGKSGLIGRKLAATFSSTGTPAYFVHPAEASHGDLGMIHTNDVVLLLSWSGETKELSDILSYARRFGVPVISITGGANSTLAKSSDAPLVLPKAKEACPHNLAPTTSTLMQLAVGDALAITLLKMKGFTEESFRDFHPGGKLGAALTPVSDIMFKGDNIPLVHTDAPVIEVVGEISRKTLGIVGVTDDAGALQGVITDGDIRRYLEANSDGSMKDAMWETHARSLMTPGSIFLEPERLSARALHVLQSNKISAAFVIENDKPVGVVTLMQLLTLGVA
- a CDS encoding glycosyltransferase family 29 protein, which translates into the protein MNATFFAINRILRGDLFLQQFSTSQETLMSELNGKSVAVVGNARSLTNQMHGAAIDACDIIIRMHAAPLPSAESHGTKTTWLGLGMPVAQSIITDRAPKRLLWMAKKRKRVRHRLASANGFYLHPKSDWDDMAKTLGAPPTTGAMLINLAAQSNASAIHLFGFDFFASLSLSGRRTANQVPHDFAAEKQFVTTLMQNDPRVVLHGQTN
- a CDS encoding glycosyltransferase N-terminal domain-containing protein, coding for MLIRFLTLMAALPLRIWVHVQRLGGAISRDVAHNRLGHATQAKPPQSVIWIHAASLGELSAVRPFLRHLAAAKPDHRLLITTNNPNALDVAKHWDDVPAILQAAPLDIPSILKRFLNHWQPVAFANIETEVWPNRFAALGARGIPCIGLNARMSATSAKRFAKLGTSTGLHHFTAIFAQNEQSAERFRTLLDPSKFVTTLPNFKSLVSLPSTDPALVSQFDRAKTILAASTHEGEDEPIIAAFTELSKTDPSLKLIIAPRHPHRAPDITALAKSAGHNPKPLGDPADTSISIAHTLGQLPELYALAAVTFVGGSIVPDIGGHTPYEPIRANSAIVTGTMTDNFTAEYTALSTANACQLTTPQTLASDLRTALTTAETLAQNARATFPPIENPTALFDQIITAMERPS
- the recQ gene encoding DNA helicase RecQ — encoded protein: MLDDQNAPLKLLSEVFGHADFRDGQRDIVDAVIAGENTLAIMPTGGGKSLCFQLPALCIDGVTVVISPLIALMRDQVRALNAFGVAAGSLSSGNTEEETEEVFQALDEGRLKLLYIAPERLANPGTVMLLRKVNTRLIAVDEAHCVSQWGHDFRPDYLRIGALRDDLGVPLAAFTATADAETREEIVQRLFGGVPPSTFLQGFDRPNIHLAFAPKNSPRKQLLDFVAARKGQSGIVYCSSRNKCETLATALREAGHSALHYHAGMEKDDRRLAETRFQREDGLIVVATIAFGMGVDKPDIRWVAHADLPKSMESYYQEIGRAGRDGAPADTLTLYGADDVRLRRAQIDEGLAPADRKEADHGRLNALLGLAEARRCRRRVLLRYFGDDIESCGNCDLCANPPSVFDGTEAVRKALSAVLRTGEYFGAGHLIDVLRGTMTDRIKQRGHNDLPTFGIGQEYDKSEWQGIFRQMMGYDLIRPDMERHGAFRMTQRARPILRGEESIELRKDTVVKSRGGRTRVKAMVAQEDEPLLSALKAKRRALAEDMQAPAYVVFPDATLIAMATERPKDIDGFAKLPGVGAVKLERYAAPFLEVINGATEEVHPARRKLAGRDAGELFDRLQAAQVRLAHGESGLDTFLNCSNSTLAKIAQAKPDSVDALERIGGVGPAKAARFGAAFLEEIAAE
- the yaaA gene encoding peroxide stress protein YaaA; translated protein: MLAVLSPAKKLNFDETPDGLIETFPDYQEDANRLSRIAKKLSVSELRDLMKISEDLAQLNRKRFQSFAKESTQTNSKQAMLAFAGDTYVGLDAETMDAAQQAYAQDHLRILSGLYGVLRPMDRIQPYRLEMGSRLANKEGPTLYAYWGTKLAQAMDEASGGAPVVNCASTEYFKAANQKAMKSPVITPSFKEDKDGELKMIGFFAKRARGAMARYMIENRVETVEGLKDFDVDGYKFQPKLSDEATLTFTRKAA
- a CDS encoding MFS transporter, whose product is MSLLAKNRNYRLLFSASAISNLGDGVSALAFPWLASLITRDPFMIATVAFATRLPWLLFTLPAGVITDRGDRQRLMVMADLLRLLLTAGVVALIVSLPDLPPPSGAGWYILALSGLAFLLGSAEVVRDNAAQTALPSVVESNDLERANGQMWSIEQIMGSFVGPPLAGFLIAYAVPAPFALDAITFALAAWVVWLITVPPRRAPVKRSLYEEAKEGFVWLWQHPKLLRLAVMLGFSNMLSIMALTILVLFSQEILNLSGFGHGLLLTAGAAGGVVGGIVCPAIAQRLGAERSLHMVLLLFPTMFVVIYLTSNVWVVAIALFIEMFAALLWNVVTVSYRQRLIPDDLLGRVNSIYRFFGWGLMPVGALLAGAVVALAEPSLGRELALRLPYALAGGVAIMLAVYGFARLRL
- a CDS encoding DNA polymerase Y family protein translates to MAAERVLRSHRGAILNPFAIVAQDGNALSLACLSAEASAQGLAVGQSLSDARAFCPNLMTAPENPLQEAGFLAGLRRWAGKYSPWVAEESPASLLLDITGCAHLFGGETGLADAIAQDLLHLRLTGLLGIADTPGAAWALARFAGQAAQAHRSGDAIEQEARATRSRAFKRRNWERGGSAPARLNGDTNAPTIAPAGQTRAALSPLPVAALRLPRDTCTNLNRLGVRIIADLIGLPRASLVRRFGRDVVLRLDQALGADPEPISPARRTHHFAARLSLPDPIGLDEDIRAGIDRLLPPLCDRLRKAGRGARQLRLWCFRTDHTTQIIEVGLARPNHDPDRMRPLLLLRLPDLDPGFGIDTLRLEACVTEPLTNIQHKGHADAVETARKLRDGGNSMADLMGRLGARIGLENITRLHPADSHIPEKTATRMAAAYCAPATDWPQSPLRRPITLFQPEIVTIQDAGETPSAPPRCFRWRRREFHTHTATGPERLSPEWWLDDPNWRGGTRDYWRIETKTGERLWLFETKTREYSGGWFCHGDFG
- a CDS encoding Crp/Fnr family transcriptional regulator encodes the protein MLRNELTFPHQTFLGRIDDQSWEQLSSLWSVRKYAPRTLIISAEDSDSSDVFFVIDGTVRATIYTDAGREVSFLSFSNGDCIGEFSALDEAPRSSDVVAEKESLVARLSAEQFRAVVKTNPDVSYALLMLMIGHLRRLSKRVVDFNAKTADQRLRSEILSLAKSRAGDADEVIIDRPPTQSQMASVVFSSRESVAREMGRMRKAGVAFRIKRSLHIPSIEKFESYMETAAP
- a CDS encoding XRE family transcriptional regulator, translated to MPDTSTYLSASLGADLRALRKARHVTLVDLADTCGKSVGWLSQVERDISHPSIEELKTLAQALDVSVSIFFGQAPAVPEEEGYVVRSQARRRVGAGDNGLVEELLSPDLTDDFEMFHSTFEAGAEMTKFETRPTQEVAYLISGKLRLWVGARQFDVEPGDSFRIRGEAYRWANPWDEDAKAIWVIAPPVY
- a CDS encoding GFA family protein encodes the protein MNKGSCLCGAVQYQLEGPLRPSVACHCTQCRKTSGHYWSATQVPTEKFTITKDDGLKWFRSSDTARRGFCTDCGSSMFWQLDGEDATSVASGTLDGPTGITTEQHIFVADKGDYYDIEEGVEKVAQY
- a CDS encoding LysE family translocator, whose protein sequence is MWDVLTNFDPAVLIAFIGAGLLLNITPGADFVFVSASGISGGPRVGMAAALGINLGVGVHIVMAAAGVSAALIAYPAAYSLIKYAGATYLVFLAVQAWRSTGEIGEGHAATRLLPAVKRGFLTNILNPKTALFIFAFIPQFTDPAIGPIWMQILILGALFLLFGFAFSLSLGVAAGVFSNALRARVKTLNKITALLFGGLAAKLVLD